The Calothrix sp. PCC 7507 DNA segment CATTGGCTATTTGCAGTTCTTCCAGAGCCAGGTGGATTTCCTCAAAGACTGCGGCGATGAGTTTAATATCTGCTTTGGCTTCTGGCTTTTCGCTTTGATGTTGCAAAAAAGCAATACGCTGACGCATATTCTGTATTTCTAAAGACCAGCCGTCCAAATTCACGCTATTGCTCCTCTTAGCTATTTGGAATCTTAGCTTTTTTTTAAGTCTGTTCTTCTAAATAAGTAATTTCAGCTAATACTAGTGGTTTGTCAGTTTTGTTTTGAGGGGTTTTTGGTAGTGCGGGCCGAAAAGCCCGCGTGAGCGAGACGCTCACACTACAGTCCCTCATTTCAACCCTGACAGACTACTAGGCTGTTTCATCGAAAAAGAGGCAAAGAAGCAAGGAGCAAGAGAGAAGGAACAGAAAGGATGACTGTTAACTGTTGACTGTTAACTGTTAACTGATCTTGGCTATTATATCTGCCCATTTGATACCTGCAAGACTGGGTAAGACTACATGCGCTGCTCCCACTCGTTCAGGGGGACCGAGTCCTACCGCCCACATACCAGCGGACAGAGCTGCTTCGACACCTGTAGCCGCGTCTTCTATCACCACACATTGCGCTGGTGGAACTCCTAGGAGGTTGGCGGCATACAAAAATAGGTCGGGTGCTGGCTTGGGTTGCTGCACACTGTAACCATCAGCGATCGCATCTACTTTATCAGCAATTCCCAAACGTTCGACAACTTCATGAGCATTTTTGCTGGCGGAACCAATAGCGGTTTTAATACCCAGTTGGCGGAGTTCATCCAATAGGGCGATCGCACCCGGTAACAAATCTTTAGTAGTAATATTTTGGATAGACTCTACATAGTAGCGATTTTTACGCTCCATCATCTCCTGGATTTGTGCTTCCGAATATTGCCTATCCCCAATTATCGCCATCAGCGAACCCCGACGAGATACACCCCGCAATGCTTCGTTAGCCTCCCGATTAAAAGGTATCCCCTCTTCATCTGCAAGTCTTTGCCAAGCTAAATAGTGATATTCGGCTGTATCTGTTAAAACACCATCCAAATCAAAAATTACTGCTTTAGAGGGGATTGGGGATTGGGGATTGGGGACTGCACTTCGGCTACGCTCAGTGAGCAGGGACTGGGGACTGGGGATTGGGGATTGGGGATTGGGGACTAGGAATTTATCTCCCCCTGCCCCCTGGACACTGAGCGGAGCCGAAGTGTGCCCCCTGCCCCCTGCCCCCTGCCCCAGTTCCTCATGCAAATCAAACTCGTGTAATTGTCCGCGCCATTGCAGCTGAAATTTTAGTCGCGTCCAACCGGGGGGTAAATGGGGGTTAGCTACAGGGCCTTTTTCCGTGAATTGGATACCACCGAATCCGAAAACGATAGCTTGCCAAACTCCACCGGCACTAGCGGCGTGAATTCCATCACTAGTATTACCTCTCAAATCTTGGATATCTACCATTGCTGCTTGCATAAATCGTTCGTAAGCTTCGGTTAATTTGCCTAAATCGGCGGCTAAGATGGCATGGATTGCTGGGCCTAGGGATGAACCATAGGTAATATCAGTGCGGGGTGCATAGTAATCCCAGTTGGTCTGTAATAATTTTTGGTTGTAGGGAAAATCGGCTGATTGTCGCATGAGATAGAGCAGCATTAGCACATCTGGCTGCTTGAGTACCTGGTGCTTGTTAGTGCTTTCAATGCCGAGGATGGCTTGTATCGAGCGGGTGCGGGGTTCGTAGTCCTGTAGGTTGATGTCTTGTAGTTGGAAAAACCCCTCAAACTGCTCGATTAATCCTGTTGTGCGCTCGCTAGAAATCCATATATTGCTGATAATATCTTGCCAGCGCATTCTCTGTTTGCTTGTCAGGTGCAGTTTCTGCTCTAATTGAGTCGCTTGCTCTGGGAAATTATGACTGAGCCAATCATAGACTAGGAGTGCTTTTTCTAAATGCCATTGCACTAGGCGGTTAGTGAAGGTGTTGTTGTGAACAAACTCATGGTATTCATCTGCACCGATGACTCCGCGAATTTCATACCGTTCAAACTGGGGATTAAATTCCACTCGACTACCCCAAAAGATAGCAGTATCGAGGATCATCTCAGCGCCACAATCCCGCATCCACTCATCATCACCTGTTGCTTGCCAATAGTACCAAACACCGTAGGCAATATCTGCACTGATGTGAATTTCGCGATCGCGGCACCAAATCCGCACGTCTTCACCGTAAAAATCACTAGGTAGCGACCAGCGGGGTGTTACTTCATCACCAGTTACAGCACTTTCCCAAGCATACATCGCGCCTTTATAACCGTAATGTGTGGCCTTGCGTCGCGCCCCATTCAATGTGTGGTAACGGTAACTGATCAAATTGCGGGCTATAGCTGGTTGAGTATAAATAAAAAATGGCAATATAAAAATTTCTGTATCCCAAAATATATGTCCGTGATAGCCAAATCCGGAAAGGGTTTTAGCGGGAATACTCACCTTGTCATCGTATTTTGGTGCAGCAATGAGCAGTTGAAAGAGATTGTAACGGACAGCAAAAGCGGCTGTGCGATCGCCTTCAATTAAAATATCGTTGCTTTTCCAAACCTGATTCCATGCCTGTTCGTGAGCGTCGAAGAGTGTATCGTAATCTGGCAGCAGAGCAAGTTTATTTTGCGCTGCTATGACTGGTGTATTAATGTCTCGCGAGGTAAAAACCGTGACAACCTTCTCTACTATCACTGTTTGCCCTGCATTAGCCAAGAAGGTCGTAGTGAAGGTAGGATAACCAGGAGCGCTGCTAATTTGCCATGATGTATCAACGCCCGAAATGCCCATCTTAGCAGCCATGCCGATATCAATTTGCGAACTGCGGGTGCGACGATGTAGCCAAATACCTGACTCAGTTTTGCCTTGCTCTAATTCTTGCCAGTGATTAAAGCCGACATTTTCCGGGTAGCCGTTAATACTAGCCTGAATTTCTATCAACCCATCAAAGTTGAGGGGCTTTAACTGCAAGCGCTGCCCTAAAATATGCTGATCAGCTAGACTGGCAAAGCGTTCAAACTGTATATCAATAGTGTTACCACTCGGACTCCGCCAACATATGGAACGGGTAAGAAGACCTTGGTACAAATCAAGCTGGCGATGATAGTTTAATATTTCTCCCTGATCCATGCGGAAGCGATCGCCATTAATAATCACCACCAACGGCAACCAATCTGGGCAGTTAACCAGCTCAGTGTAAACTACAGGCACATCATCATAGACACCGTGGATAAAGGTTGCTGGTGATCCTCGACTATAACCCTCCTCAAAACTGCCCCGTGTTCCCAAGTAACCGTTACCAATAGTAAAAACGGTTTCTTTAGAGTGAAATTGTTCAGGATCAAACTGAGTTTCAATTAATATCCAGTCTGTAAAAATAAAATGCCGAGAATTACCTTTAATATCCATTTTTGTTATTTGTCATTTGTCATTTGTTATTTGTTATTGGGCATGGGGCATTGAACTTGGAACTTGAGCCTTTGAACTTGGAACTTGAGCCTTTGAACTCGGAACTTGAGCCTTTGAACTCGGAACTTGAGCCTTTGAACTCGGAACTTGACTCTTAAGCAATGCCCAATGCCCAATCCCCAGTCCCTGCTCACTGAGCGTAGCCGAAGTGCAGTCCCCAGTCCCCAATCCCCAATTCCCTAACGACGCATATGCTTTTCTAATATTTTTTCGGCTCTGGGTTTGTAAATTAGATGAAATAAGGTTTCCATGTAGCGTAGTCTAGCTTCGTTATTGTCTGGAACTACGAAATTCCAGAAGCCGGAGATTTTAGCGAGTAAGACTAACTGACTGGTGTGTAAATGCCAGTTATATTTGTGATGAATTCGCTTGCTCATCCACTCCGAAACTTCCAGCCAATATTCAGGATGAGTATCACATTGATCAAGAAAATCCAAAATTTTCTTCGCTGTACCGGCAAAGTCTGTAGGGTTCAGATAAAAACCGTCTTCTCTGTCTTCGATAATTTCTAAAGCACCGCCAAATTGAGTAGCAAATGTTGGTAAGCCAGAAATCATT contains these protein-coding regions:
- the pgmB gene encoding beta-phosphoglucomutase; this encodes MDIKGNSRHFIFTDWILIETQFDPEQFHSKETVFTIGNGYLGTRGSFEEGYSRGSPATFIHGVYDDVPVVYTELVNCPDWLPLVVIINGDRFRMDQGEILNYHRQLDLYQGLLTRSICWRSPSGNTIDIQFERFASLADQHILGQRLQLKPLNFDGLIEIQASINGYPENVGFNHWQELEQGKTESGIWLHRRTRSSQIDIGMAAKMGISGVDTSWQISSAPGYPTFTTTFLANAGQTVIVEKVVTVFTSRDINTPVIAAQNKLALLPDYDTLFDAHEQAWNQVWKSNDILIEGDRTAAFAVRYNLFQLLIAAPKYDDKVSIPAKTLSGFGYHGHIFWDTEIFILPFFIYTQPAIARNLISYRYHTLNGARRKATHYGYKGAMYAWESAVTGDEVTPRWSLPSDFYGEDVRIWCRDREIHISADIAYGVWYYWQATGDDEWMRDCGAEMILDTAIFWGSRVEFNPQFERYEIRGVIGADEYHEFVHNNTFTNRLVQWHLEKALLVYDWLSHNFPEQATQLEQKLHLTSKQRMRWQDIISNIWISSERTTGLIEQFEGFFQLQDINLQDYEPRTRSIQAILGIESTNKHQVLKQPDVLMLLYLMRQSADFPYNQKLLQTNWDYYAPRTDITYGSSLGPAIHAILAADLGKLTEAYERFMQAAMVDIQDLRGNTSDGIHAASAGGVWQAIVFGFGGIQFTEKGPVANPHLPPGWTRLKFQLQWRGQLHEFDLHEELGQGAGGRGHTSAPLSVQGAGGDKFLVPNPQSPIPSPQSLLTERSRSAVPNPQSPIPSKAVIFDLDGVLTDTAEYHYLAWQRLADEEGIPFNREANEALRGVSRRGSLMAIIGDRQYSEAQIQEMMERKNRYYVESIQNITTKDLLPGAIALLDELRQLGIKTAIGSASKNAHEVVERLGIADKVDAIADGYSVQQPKPAPDLFLYAANLLGVPPAQCVVIEDAATGVEAALSAGMWAVGLGPPERVGAAHVVLPSLAGIKWADIIAKIS